A window of the Virgibacillus pantothenticus genome harbors these coding sequences:
- a CDS encoding methionine ABC transporter ATP-binding protein, with product MISIEGLRKVFTANKTETTAVDDVTLSIEQGDIFGVIGYSGAGKSTFVRLINRLEEPTSGKVYINKQEITALKKNELRLARQDIGMVFQHFNLLWSRTVEDNIAFPLEIAGVEKEERQQRVQSLIDLVGLSGKEKTYPSQLSGGQKQRVGIARALANKPSVLLCDEATSALDPETTNSILDLLVDINKQLGITIILITHEMHVIRKICNHVAVMENGKVVEHGNVLDVFSHPKNNVTKKFVQQLMGDAEAENEFEHLINTFKQGRLIRLHFVGETTNDALISKLVKTYDIDISILQGKITRTQAGAYGTLFIQMTGDEAEIAKAIQHVSEETSVELEVIRNVD from the coding sequence GTGATATCGATTGAGGGTTTGCGTAAAGTTTTTACTGCAAACAAGACAGAAACAACAGCTGTAGACGATGTTACCCTGTCGATTGAGCAAGGAGATATCTTTGGTGTGATCGGTTATAGTGGTGCTGGAAAAAGTACATTTGTACGATTAATTAATCGTCTAGAAGAGCCAACAAGTGGAAAAGTTTATATTAATAAGCAGGAGATAACTGCACTCAAAAAGAATGAGCTGCGTCTGGCAAGACAAGATATTGGAATGGTGTTTCAACATTTCAATTTACTATGGTCACGCACGGTAGAGGATAATATTGCTTTCCCATTGGAGATCGCTGGAGTTGAAAAAGAAGAAAGGCAACAACGTGTGCAATCATTAATTGATTTAGTTGGCTTATCTGGCAAAGAGAAAACATACCCTTCGCAATTAAGCGGTGGACAAAAGCAACGAGTTGGTATAGCACGTGCATTGGCAAATAAACCTTCTGTATTACTTTGTGATGAGGCAACATCAGCTTTAGATCCTGAAACAACGAATTCGATATTGGATTTGCTTGTTGATATTAATAAGCAGTTAGGGATAACTATTATTTTGATTACGCATGAAATGCATGTCATTCGGAAAATATGTAACCATGTTGCCGTTATGGAAAATGGAAAAGTAGTGGAGCACGGCAATGTTTTGGACGTATTTTCTCATCCGAAAAACAATGTTACGAAAAAGTTTGTCCAACAATTGATGGGGGATGCTGAAGCTGAGAATGAGTTCGAACATCTAATCAACACATTTAAGCAAGGCAGGCTTATTCGTCTTCATTTTGTTGGCGAAACAACAAACGATGCTTTAATCAGTAAGCTTGTGAAAACATACGATATTGATATTAGCATTTTACAAGGAAAAATTACTCGCACACAAGCTGGAGCGTATGGTACTTTATTTATCCAAATGACCGGTGATGAGGCAGAAATCGCTAAGGCAATCCAGCACGTGTCTGAAGAAACCTCTGTGGAGTTGGAGGTGATCCGTAATGTTGACTGA
- a CDS encoding thioredoxin family protein — protein MQQVTKVQLQQSDYFLYIFTPLCGTCNLAKSMLLKIEQMQKQEVFLEMNASLHPEFMQTYQVESVPCLLIKKDGQIVEKIYAFRDVANIYQYLLKHKPEMFAF, from the coding sequence TTGCAACAGGTAACAAAAGTGCAATTGCAGCAATCTGATTACTTTCTCTATATTTTCACGCCGCTTTGCGGAACTTGTAACCTAGCTAAAAGCATGTTGCTTAAAATTGAACAAATGCAAAAGCAAGAAGTGTTTTTAGAAATGAACGCTTCGCTACATCCAGAATTTATGCAAACATATCAAGTGGAAAGCGTACCTTGTTTGCTTATTAAGAAAGATGGACAAATAGTAGAAAAAATTTATGCGTTTCGAGATGTGGCAAATATTTATCAATATTTGTTAAAGCATAAACCGGAAATGTTTGCATTCTAA
- a CDS encoding toprim domain-containing protein — translation MITDGSEKVLIVEGLTDKKQVNKVLAEDLTIVCTNGTLGVERFDQMLEEYALDDKEVYILVDEDPSGMKLRKQLARELPHAEHVYVSSEYREVATTPENVLAQVLVSKRIAVNPIFLI, via the coding sequence ATGATAACAGATGGATCAGAGAAGGTTTTGATTGTGGAAGGGTTAACGGATAAAAAGCAAGTAAATAAAGTACTTGCGGAAGATTTGACGATTGTTTGCACAAATGGAACCCTCGGGGTGGAACGATTTGACCAAATGTTGGAGGAGTACGCATTAGATGATAAGGAAGTTTATATTCTTGTAGACGAAGACCCTTCTGGTATGAAGCTTCGTAAACAATTAGCAAGAGAATTACCCCATGCCGAGCATGTATATGTAAGCAGTGAGTACCGGGAAGTCGCAACCACGCCGGAAAATGTTTTAGCGCAAGTATTAGTAAGTAAAAGAATAGCGGTTAACCCTATCTTTTTGATTTAA
- the gcvH gene encoding glycine cleavage system protein GcvH: MSVPKELLYSKEHEWVKQEDGNVRIGITDFAQDELGDIVFVELPEVGDELEINEPFGSVESVKTVSELYAPISGKVVEVNEELEDSPEFVNESPYENAWMLVVEPTNEAELDDLLSAEAYEEMISE, encoded by the coding sequence ATGAGCGTACCAAAGGAATTACTATATTCAAAAGAGCATGAATGGGTAAAACAAGAAGATGGAAATGTACGTATTGGTATTACTGATTTTGCCCAAGACGAATTAGGAGATATTGTATTTGTTGAACTTCCTGAAGTTGGTGATGAATTAGAAATCAATGAGCCTTTTGGTAGTGTAGAATCCGTGAAAACGGTGTCGGAACTATACGCTCCCATCAGTGGTAAAGTAGTCGAGGTAAATGAAGAATTGGAAGACAGTCCTGAATTTGTAAATGAATCACCATATGAAAATGCATGGATGCTTGTTGTAGAGCCAACAAATGAAGCCGAATTGGACGATTTATTATCTGCAGAAGCATATGAAGAAATGATAAGTGAATAA
- a CDS encoding arsenate reductase family protein yields the protein MMLTFYWYPNCGTCKKAKKWLENQQVNYKPIHIVQNPPTKEELLDLIQKSGLPAKKFFNTSGKKYRELNLKEKIADATNEEMAEILASDGMLIKRPIVTDGSQVTVGYKEEEFAKNWL from the coding sequence TTGATGTTAACTTTCTATTGGTATCCGAATTGCGGTACATGTAAAAAAGCAAAGAAATGGTTAGAAAATCAACAAGTGAATTATAAGCCTATACATATTGTCCAAAACCCGCCTACTAAAGAGGAATTACTTGATCTAATCCAGAAAAGTGGGCTGCCCGCAAAGAAGTTTTTTAATACAAGTGGTAAGAAATACCGAGAGCTGAATTTAAAGGAAAAAATAGCAGATGCTACAAACGAGGAAATGGCAGAAATATTAGCATCGGACGGTATGTTAATTAAGCGACCAATCGTAACCGATGGCTCTCAAGTGACTGTTGGATATAAAGAAGAAGAATTTGCAAAAAATTGGCTGTAA
- a CDS encoding acyl-CoA dehydrogenase family protein, translating to MSETKEKVFKGGGFLVEDLTADDVITPEDFTDEHKMIAKTTEEFVVGEVIPKVDHLENHEFEHSVELLKKAGELGLLGADIPEEYGGLALDKISSSLITEKFALAGGFSVTHGAHVGIGSLPIVFFGNNAQKEKYLPKLATGELLAAYALTEPSSGSDALGAKATAVLNEAGTHYILNGEKQWITNSAFADVFIVYAKIDGEHFSAFIVEREFPGVSTGPEEKKMGIKSSSTRTLILEDAEVPVENLLGEKGRGHIIAFNILNVGRYKLAIGGVGGAKRGIELAVKYVNERKQFNKPISSFSLTKEKLATMAAETYANESAVYRTVGLFEQRMGALTDEQLNDGREVARAIAEYQIECSMNKYMCTELLDFVADEAVQLHGGYGFMQEYEVERMYRDSRINRIFEGTNEINRLLVPGTLLKKAMKGELPLLQKAQSLQEELMMLMPEEVGTAALEQEKHLLKNAKKMVLLGAGLAAQKFMQNIEHEQEILVNLADMVAEVYNMESAILRTEKAIHRDGEEKSKQKLWYTQVYVQEAFNRMEANAKETLIAVEEGDTLRMMLSTLRKLTRHTPTNVIARKREIAAAIIEEEKYTL from the coding sequence ATGAGCGAAACAAAGGAAAAGGTATTTAAAGGCGGCGGTTTTTTAGTTGAGGACTTAACAGCAGATGATGTCATTACTCCAGAGGATTTCACGGATGAGCATAAAATGATTGCAAAAACAACGGAAGAATTTGTAGTTGGTGAAGTCATTCCAAAAGTCGACCATCTAGAAAATCATGAATTCGAACATTCAGTAGAATTATTGAAGAAGGCTGGGGAGCTTGGTCTGTTAGGGGCAGATATTCCAGAAGAATATGGCGGTTTAGCATTGGACAAAATTAGTTCGTCATTGATTACGGAAAAATTTGCTCTTGCTGGTGGCTTTTCGGTCACCCACGGTGCGCACGTAGGGATAGGTTCATTACCGATTGTATTTTTCGGAAATAACGCACAAAAGGAGAAGTATTTACCCAAACTGGCTACTGGAGAATTGTTAGCTGCATATGCTTTAACAGAACCAAGCTCAGGGTCTGACGCTTTAGGTGCAAAAGCTACAGCGGTGTTAAATGAAGCAGGAACACATTATATTTTAAATGGGGAAAAGCAATGGATTACCAATTCAGCTTTTGCTGATGTGTTTATTGTTTATGCCAAGATCGATGGCGAACACTTCTCTGCATTTATCGTGGAACGTGAATTCCCTGGAGTATCAACTGGACCTGAAGAAAAGAAAATGGGAATCAAAAGCTCCTCTACTCGTACATTAATATTGGAGGATGCGGAAGTACCAGTGGAAAACTTATTAGGAGAAAAAGGTCGCGGTCATATTATTGCTTTTAATATTTTAAATGTTGGACGTTATAAGCTGGCAATTGGTGGTGTTGGTGGGGCTAAACGGGGCATTGAATTAGCTGTGAAATATGTAAATGAACGAAAACAGTTTAACAAGCCAATTTCAAGCTTTTCACTAACAAAAGAGAAGCTAGCGACGATGGCAGCAGAAACATATGCAAATGAAAGTGCAGTATATCGTACTGTTGGATTATTTGAACAACGGATGGGAGCACTTACGGATGAGCAATTAAATGATGGTAGAGAAGTTGCTAGAGCGATTGCAGAATATCAGATTGAGTGTTCTATGAATAAGTATATGTGCACAGAACTTTTGGATTTCGTAGCAGATGAAGCTGTTCAATTACATGGTGGCTATGGCTTCATGCAAGAATACGAGGTAGAGCGGATGTATCGTGATTCACGCATCAACCGCATTTTTGAAGGAACGAATGAAATTAACCGTTTGTTAGTTCCTGGAACGCTGTTGAAAAAAGCAATGAAAGGTGAACTTCCACTACTGCAAAAAGCCCAATCCCTTCAAGAAGAACTAATGATGCTAATGCCAGAAGAAGTGGGCACTGCTGCATTAGAGCAGGAAAAACATTTACTCAAAAATGCGAAGAAAATGGTCTTACTTGGTGCAGGTTTAGCAGCACAGAAATTCATGCAAAACATCGAGCATGAGCAGGAAATCCTTGTAAATCTGGCTGATATGGTAGCAGAAGTTTATAATATGGAGTCAGCTATTCTTCGTACCGAAAAAGCAATCCATCGAGATGGAGAGGAAAAGAGTAAGCAAAAATTATGGTATACACAAGTTTACGTGCAAGAAGCGTTTAACCGTATGGAGGCAAATGCTAAAGAAACGCTAATCGCAGTAGAAGAGGGAGACACACTACGAATGATGCTTTCTACCTTACGTAAATTAACACGTCATACACCAACAAATGTGATAGCAAGAAAACGGGAAATCGCCGCTGCTATCATTGAAGAAGAAAAATATACTTTATAA
- a CDS encoding acetyl-CoA C-acetyltransferase, which produces MKEAVIVAGARTPVGKAKKGSLAHSRPDDLAALTIQETLKRAGNYNGNMDDVIIGCAMPEAEQGMNIARNIAGLAGLNHDVPGITINRYCSSGLQSIAYAAERIMVGASDTIIAGGTESMSLIPMGGHVIKPNSKLVQDAPGYYMSMGHTAEEVANRFQISREDQDAFAVRSHERAAKAIEEGKFTDEIVPVEVTHRFINDQNKPEEKKVTFAMDEGVRPETSTEILAKLRPAFHVKGTVTAGNSSQMSDGAASVLVMNREKAEAEGLTPIVKFRSFAVAGVEPEIMGVGPVAAIPKALEIAGLELSDIDLFELNEAFASQAVRVIQALDLDINKVNVNGGAIALGHPLGMTGTKLTLSLMHEMKRRQVQYGVVTMCIGGGMGAAGVFELL; this is translated from the coding sequence GTGAAGGAAGCAGTAATTGTTGCGGGTGCAAGAACCCCTGTAGGTAAGGCAAAAAAAGGGTCACTCGCTCATTCGAGGCCAGATGATCTAGCGGCACTAACGATTCAGGAAACGCTAAAACGCGCTGGCAACTATAATGGAAATATGGATGATGTCATCATTGGTTGTGCCATGCCTGAAGCGGAACAGGGAATGAATATAGCCAGAAATATTGCTGGGCTTGCAGGCTTAAACCATGATGTTCCAGGAATTACGATTAATCGTTATTGCTCATCAGGGTTGCAAAGTATTGCTTATGCCGCAGAACGAATTATGGTAGGAGCTAGCGATACGATCATTGCAGGTGGCACAGAGTCGATGAGCCTAATTCCAATGGGTGGTCATGTTATTAAGCCAAATTCCAAACTTGTACAAGATGCACCAGGATATTATATGAGTATGGGGCATACAGCGGAAGAAGTAGCAAATCGGTTTCAAATTTCTAGAGAAGATCAGGACGCCTTTGCAGTACGAAGTCACGAACGAGCTGCCAAGGCTATAGAAGAAGGGAAATTTACCGATGAAATTGTTCCTGTTGAGGTAACGCATCGATTTATCAATGATCAAAATAAACCAGAAGAAAAGAAAGTGACGTTTGCGATGGATGAAGGGGTGCGTCCTGAAACGTCTACAGAGATATTAGCTAAATTAAGACCTGCTTTTCATGTTAAAGGAACGGTGACAGCAGGAAATTCATCGCAAATGAGTGATGGGGCAGCATCGGTTTTAGTAATGAACAGGGAAAAAGCAGAAGCGGAGGGATTAACACCGATCGTTAAATTCCGTTCGTTTGCCGTAGCCGGTGTTGAACCAGAAATTATGGGCGTTGGCCCAGTGGCAGCAATTCCAAAGGCATTGGAAATTGCAGGCCTTGAATTATCAGATATCGATTTATTTGAATTAAATGAGGCATTTGCATCGCAAGCTGTACGTGTCATTCAAGCTTTGGATCTGGATATAAATAAGGTAAATGTAAACGGCGGTGCGATAGCACTAGGGCATCCGCTTGGGATGACAGGCACGAAGCTAACGTTATCGCTTATGCATGAAATGAAACGTAGGCAAGTTCAGTATGGTGTTGTAACCATGTGTATTGGGGGCGGCATGGGAGCAGCAGGTGTTTTTGAGCTGTTATAG
- a CDS encoding 3-hydroxyacyl-CoA dehydrogenase/enoyl-CoA hydratase family protein, protein MKQSIRRAAVLGSGVMGSGIAAHLANVGIPTLMLDIAPKQLTKEEEKKGLTLADPSVRNRIATDSKKALLKQKPSPITTKESLDLIEVGNMEDDMEKLADVDWIIEVVVENLDIKRKVFANVESYRKAGTIVSSNTSGISIEAMSSECSEDFRKHFLGTHFFNPPRYLKLLEVIPTKDTDPEVLAFMKQFGENVLGKGVVEAKDTPNFIANRIGTYGLLITVQEMLRGGYSVGEVDSVTGPMIGRAKSATFRTLDVVGLDTFIHVAKNVYDQVDGEEKEVFTVPDFMQTMQEKGWLGAKSGQGFFLKKKGKDGSTIYELNPETLEYEERKKLKTAATEMAKQEKGLQRKLKTLLSQKDDRAGALVWSILKPVFLYAAELTGEIADDIAAIDDAMKWGFGWELGPFETWDAIGLRKSVERMQTEGEVIPKWVLQLLEEGNESFYKTENGTVYYYDQGTYKEKSVNQKEIHLRRLKEAQGVIKKNTGASLIDLGDGVACLEFHSRSNAIGLDIIQMVHFAIDEVEKNYEGLVIGNQGKNFCVGANLAMMLMEAQDDNFFELDMVIRQFQNMTMAIKYANKPVVVAPFNMTLGGGAEVSLPAASIQASSETYMGLVEFGVGLIPGGGGTKELYLKMLRHLPKGIAFDVTKVANDVFEKVATAKVSTSAAEARENGYLDQGDRISVNPDHLLHDAKENVLALAKSGYQAPKREKIPVVGDAGYAAMVLGAKNLHLSGYASEHDVKMAEKLAYVLSGGRLQEGIKIDEQVMLDLEREAFLSLIGEPKTQQRMQHMLVKGKPLRN, encoded by the coding sequence ATGAAGCAATCAATCAGGCGTGCAGCTGTTTTAGGATCTGGGGTAATGGGATCGGGGATTGCAGCACACTTGGCTAACGTTGGTATACCAACGCTCATGCTTGATATTGCACCGAAACAGTTAACGAAAGAGGAAGAAAAAAAGGGGTTAACCTTAGCTGATCCATCTGTTCGTAATCGAATTGCAACAGACAGCAAAAAGGCATTATTAAAACAAAAACCTTCACCCATTACAACCAAAGAAAGCCTTGATTTAATCGAAGTAGGGAATATGGAAGATGATATGGAAAAGCTCGCTGATGTAGATTGGATTATCGAAGTTGTTGTTGAAAACTTAGATATTAAACGAAAAGTATTTGCAAATGTAGAGTCATATCGCAAAGCGGGAACGATTGTCAGCTCAAACACTTCGGGCATATCCATAGAAGCAATGTCCAGTGAATGTTCTGAAGATTTTCGTAAACATTTCCTTGGCACGCATTTTTTTAACCCACCGAGATATTTGAAATTGCTTGAAGTTATACCGACTAAAGATACTGATCCTGAAGTACTTGCATTTATGAAACAGTTTGGTGAAAACGTTTTAGGGAAGGGAGTCGTTGAAGCAAAGGATACACCTAACTTTATTGCCAATCGGATTGGTACGTACGGTTTGCTAATTACTGTTCAAGAAATGCTTCGTGGTGGTTACAGTGTGGGAGAAGTAGATTCTGTAACTGGACCGATGATTGGAAGAGCAAAAAGCGCAACATTCCGTACTCTTGATGTCGTTGGCTTAGATACGTTTATTCATGTAGCTAAAAATGTATACGACCAAGTAGACGGAGAAGAAAAAGAGGTATTTACTGTGCCAGACTTTATGCAAACTATGCAAGAAAAAGGCTGGTTAGGCGCTAAAAGCGGTCAAGGTTTCTTTTTAAAGAAAAAGGGCAAAGACGGTAGCACGATTTACGAATTGAATCCAGAAACATTGGAATATGAAGAACGGAAAAAGCTAAAAACAGCAGCAACGGAGATGGCAAAGCAGGAAAAAGGATTACAGCGTAAATTGAAAACGCTTCTATCACAAAAAGATGATCGTGCAGGCGCGCTTGTTTGGTCGATCTTAAAGCCAGTATTCCTTTATGCTGCCGAATTAACTGGTGAAATTGCCGATGATATTGCGGCTATCGATGATGCGATGAAGTGGGGCTTCGGCTGGGAATTAGGACCATTTGAGACGTGGGATGCAATTGGGTTACGTAAGTCAGTAGAACGGATGCAAACGGAAGGGGAAGTAATTCCTAAATGGGTTTTACAATTATTAGAGGAAGGTAACGAATCTTTTTATAAAACAGAAAATGGAACTGTTTATTATTATGATCAAGGAACGTATAAAGAAAAGTCAGTTAATCAAAAAGAAATTCATTTACGGAGATTAAAAGAGGCGCAGGGGGTCATTAAAAAAAATACCGGAGCTAGTCTGATAGATTTAGGCGATGGTGTAGCATGTTTAGAGTTCCACTCAAGAAGTAACGCCATCGGCTTAGATATTATACAAATGGTTCACTTTGCTATTGATGAAGTGGAGAAAAACTACGAGGGGCTTGTCATTGGTAATCAGGGTAAGAATTTCTGTGTTGGGGCTAACCTTGCCATGATGCTGATGGAAGCTCAAGATGATAATTTCTTTGAACTGGATATGGTGATTCGTCAATTTCAAAATATGACGATGGCAATCAAATATGCGAATAAACCTGTGGTTGTTGCTCCATTTAATATGACACTTGGTGGCGGTGCGGAAGTTTCATTACCAGCAGCCTCTATTCAGGCCTCGTCGGAAACGTACATGGGACTTGTTGAATTTGGTGTTGGGCTGATCCCTGGAGGCGGTGGCACGAAGGAATTATATTTAAAAATGCTCCGTCACTTGCCAAAAGGGATTGCATTTGATGTTACGAAGGTTGCAAATGATGTATTCGAAAAAGTAGCAACAGCGAAAGTGTCCACTTCTGCTGCTGAAGCACGTGAAAATGGCTATTTAGATCAAGGTGATCGGATTAGTGTTAATCCGGATCATCTCTTACATGACGCAAAGGAAAATGTGTTAGCACTGGCTAAATCTGGTTACCAGGCTCCAAAAAGAGAAAAGATCCCAGTAGTTGGAGATGCAGGTTATGCAGCTATGGTATTAGGCGCTAAAAACTTGCATTTAAGCGGCTATGCATCAGAGCATGATGTAAAAATGGCAGAGAAACTAGCTTATGTTTTATCAGGTGGACGTCTTCAAGAAGGAATAAAGATAGATGAACAAGTAATGCTAGATTTAGAACGAGAGGCATTTTTAAGCTTGATCGGTGAGCCAAAAACGCAACAACGGATGCAACATATGTTGGTCAAAGGGAAACCATTACGAAATTAA
- a CDS encoding NADPH-dependent FMN reductase — MKIVGISGSRIGTKTKTAMGYTLHVLKENYSEVETKLIDLADYEIPFSDGRHYLEYEGDTGEILQVIMEADALIIGTPIFQASIPASLKNIFDHLPVNALQDKVVSMVITAGSAKHYLIAEQQLKPILGYMKAQIVQTYVFMEEKDFYNQQIINDDVVFRIERLVEDTVTLTETYANIRQTKEAKYGF; from the coding sequence ATGAAGATTGTCGGAATATCTGGATCACGTATTGGAACGAAGACAAAAACAGCTATGGGTTATACACTCCACGTATTGAAGGAAAACTACTCAGAGGTAGAGACCAAATTAATCGACTTAGCCGACTATGAGATACCGTTTAGTGACGGGAGGCATTATCTGGAATACGAAGGGGATACAGGTGAAATATTGCAGGTCATTATGGAAGCAGACGCACTGATTATTGGTACGCCAATTTTCCAAGCATCTATCCCAGCTTCATTAAAAAACATATTTGACCATCTCCCTGTCAATGCTCTCCAAGATAAAGTTGTAAGCATGGTTATAACAGCAGGTTCTGCCAAGCATTATTTAATAGCGGAACAGCAATTAAAACCGATCTTAGGCTATATGAAAGCACAAATAGTCCAAACCTATGTTTTTATGGAAGAAAAGGATTTCTACAACCAACAAATTATTAACGATGATGTAGTTTTCCGTATTGAACGTTTAGTGGAAGATACTGTTACCCTCACCGAGACGTATGCCAACATCCGCCAAACTAAAGAAGCAAAGTATGGATTTTAG
- a CDS encoding LLM class flavin-dependent oxidoreductase, producing the protein MEKYRLDPTKGLEFGLYTLGDHLPDPHTGKKISAEQRIHEIIKLAQLAEQAGIDFFSVGESHQDYFVTQAHAVVLSAIAQATKKIKLSSSSTIISTSDPVRVYENFATIDLISKGRVEIVAGRASRIGLFDLLGYDIRDYEALFEEKFDLLLQINDSEQVNWEGEFRAPLKNASVLPRPLNGSMPIWRAVGGSPASAIKAGYAGVPIYLAHLGGPATSFKQSIDAYRGALKQSGYNPTDFPVATAGFFYAAETTQQALRDMYPHINEGMKLTNGQGFPKQHFAQGAHEHNVMNIGSPQQIIEKILYQHELFGHQRYIGQMDFGGMPFDKLKKNIEIIGTEILPAIKKHTARK; encoded by the coding sequence ATGGAAAAATATCGATTGGACCCGACGAAAGGACTGGAATTTGGCCTCTATACCCTTGGAGACCATTTACCGGACCCTCACACGGGGAAGAAAATATCTGCTGAACAACGTATTCATGAAATTATAAAGTTAGCTCAATTAGCAGAACAGGCGGGTATTGACTTTTTTAGTGTGGGAGAAAGCCATCAGGATTATTTTGTTACGCAAGCACACGCTGTTGTGTTATCGGCAATTGCCCAGGCAACGAAAAAAATTAAACTTTCCAGTTCTTCGACCATTATAAGTACGTCTGATCCGGTTCGTGTATATGAGAATTTTGCAACGATTGATCTAATCTCGAAAGGAAGAGTGGAAATTGTCGCTGGAAGAGCTTCACGAATTGGACTATTTGATTTATTGGGTTATGATATACGTGATTACGAAGCGTTATTTGAGGAAAAATTTGATTTATTACTACAAATCAATGATTCAGAGCAAGTAAATTGGGAAGGGGAATTTCGTGCACCTTTAAAAAATGCTAGCGTGCTTCCACGACCATTAAATGGGTCCATGCCCATTTGGCGAGCGGTTGGTGGGTCACCTGCCAGTGCCATAAAGGCAGGATATGCAGGAGTTCCAATATATCTTGCTCATCTAGGAGGGCCAGCAACCAGCTTTAAACAATCCATTGATGCTTATAGGGGTGCCTTAAAACAGAGCGGGTATAACCCAACGGATTTTCCTGTTGCAACTGCTGGCTTTTTCTATGCAGCGGAAACAACACAGCAAGCGCTAAGAGACATGTATCCGCATATTAACGAAGGAATGAAATTAACGAATGGGCAAGGATTTCCAAAGCAGCATTTTGCCCAAGGTGCACATGAGCATAATGTAATGAATATCGGAAGTCCCCAACAAATCATTGAGAAAATACTTTATCAGCATGAATTGTTTGGGCACCAGCGTTATATTGGACAAATGGATTTTGGTGGGATGCCATTTGATAAATTGAAGAAAAATATTGAAATCATCGGTACAGAAATTTTACCTGCTATTAAGAAGCATACCGCACGAAAATAA
- a CDS encoding metal ABC transporter solute-binding protein, Zn/Mn family produces the protein MKRTSIAILILGLITLFVAGCTKSDGSTENNTDLNIYTSIYPIQFAVEQIAGETADVHSVYPPGVDAHSYEPTSKDMTNIARSDAFIYLGAGMEGFAESAADALDSEDVKLIELGKNEHLFDKGTKNDASGHSHEEEAHSDKEKPHDGEAETHNDGHSDKEKSHDDEAEAHNDGHSDEEKSHDDEAEAHNDGYSYEEGAHDGHSHGDHDPHIWLDPMRMIELSEIVKDQLIELNPDEKDLYQANFNKLKEQLQSLDHDFQTVLEAKTNKHILVSHAAYGYWEERYGLEQIAINGLSTNNEPSQKELTEIIDQAEKYNLNYIIFEQNTSNRVSKVIQEHIQAKTATIHNLSVLTEKDLENNEDYLSIMKKNLETLDQVTS, from the coding sequence TTGAAAAGAACATCCATTGCCATACTTATCCTTGGTTTGATTACTTTATTCGTTGCCGGTTGTACTAAATCAGATGGTTCCACTGAAAACAACACGGATTTAAACATATACACGTCGATTTATCCGATTCAATTTGCTGTAGAGCAAATTGCTGGGGAAACCGCTGATGTTCACTCCGTTTATCCACCAGGAGTCGATGCCCATTCGTATGAACCAACTTCAAAAGATATGACAAATATAGCTAGAAGTGATGCATTTATTTACTTGGGTGCAGGGATGGAAGGGTTTGCTGAAAGTGCAGCAGACGCATTGGACTCAGAGGACGTCAAGCTTATCGAGCTAGGAAAAAACGAGCATCTTTTTGACAAAGGAACCAAGAATGATGCGAGTGGTCATTCACATGAAGAAGAAGCGCATTCTGATAAAGAAAAACCCCATGATGGCGAAGCCGAAACTCATAACGACGGTCATTCTGATAAAGAAAAATCCCATGATGACGAAGCCGAAGCTCATAACGACGGTCACTCTGATGAAGAAAAATCCCATGATGACGAAGCCGAAGCTCATAACGACGGTTATTCTTATGAAGAGGGAGCCCATGACGGTCATTCTCATGGAGACCATGACCCACATATTTGGCTTGACCCTATGCGAATGATCGAATTATCTGAAATCGTTAAGGATCAATTAATCGAGCTCAATCCTGACGAAAAGGATCTATATCAAGCTAATTTTAATAAATTAAAAGAACAATTACAGTCACTGGATCATGATTTTCAAACTGTCTTAGAAGCAAAAACAAACAAGCATATTCTCGTATCCCATGCGGCTTACGGATATTGGGAGGAACGATATGGTCTAGAACAAATTGCCATCAACGGGTTGTCTACTAATAATGAACCATCACAGAAAGAATTAACGGAAATCATTGACCAAGCCGAAAAATATAACCTTAATTATATTATTTTCGAGCAAAATACGTCCAATCGTGTCTCGAAGGTTATTCAAGAACACATTCAAGCAAAAACTGCTACCATTCATAATCTGTCTGTCTTAACAGAAAAAGATCTCGAAAATAATGAAGATTACCTTTCGATTATGAAAAAAAACCTAGAAACACTCGATCAAGTAACATCTTAA